The following coding sequences lie in one Capsicum annuum cultivar UCD-10X-F1 chromosome 5, UCD10Xv1.1, whole genome shotgun sequence genomic window:
- the LOC107870425 gene encoding BURP domain protein USPL1: MDLKLDFCVLSLILLVAYGTEARKNAQGNFKSSFISQDNHQQALKMIYGSENPFHYYKYKQEAEDKHQFSSSRNFLFYSHKKQEISSSKNFLFYLYKKQEVSGSKNFLFYLPKEQGNDEQEETLNEYIHLSSHIDPSLASLYFLIDDLKIGKTIKNFSFPSRSSLPFFPKEAADSIPFSLKELPNLLQRFSLSKDSPQAKAMEDALRVCEFNSSIKGERKYCATSAEAMLNFVQEILGERTQIKAMSTTTHSPKDSNSALQNYTILDSPKEVVVPKMVACHIMSCAYTVFYCHPSVSTERKMFKVPLGNEENGDRVEAIVVCHLNTSDWSPSHFSFQVLGILPGASPVCHFLPSSNDLVWVPKIIVT; this comes from the exons ATGGATCTTAAGCTTGATTTTTGTGTTCTCTCCCTAATTTTACTG GTTGCCTATGGAACAGAAGCTAGGAAGAATGCTCAAGGAAATTTCAAATCTTCATTTATTTCTCAAGACAATCATCAACAAGCATTAAAAATGATTTACGGTTCTGAAAACCCAtttcattattataaatataaacaaGAAGCTGAAGACAAACATCAGTTTTCTAGTTCGAGAAACTTTCTATTTTATTCTCATAAAAAACAAGAGATTTCCAGTtcgaaaaactttttattttatttatataaaaaacaGGAGGTTTCCGGTTCAAAaaactttttgttttatttacctAAAGAACAGGGAAATGATGAGCAAGAGGAAACATTGAATGAATATATCCATTTATCATCCCATATAGATCCTTCTCTAGCATCACTTTACTTCCTTATAGATGATCTAAAAATAGGAAAAACCATAAAAAATTTCTCCTTTCCAAGTCGTTCTTCTCTACCATTCTTTCCCAAAGAAGCAGCCGATTCCATTCCATTTTCATTAAAGGAACTTCCAAACCTTCTTCAACGTTTCTCCTTGTCTAAAGACTCTCCACAAGCAAAAGCCATGGAAGATGCATTAAGAGTATGTGAATTTAATTCATCCATAAAGGGAGAGAGGAAATACTGTGCGACATCCGCAGAGGCAATGCTCAATTTTGTTCAAGAAATCTTGGGAGAGAGAACCCAAATAAAAGCGATGTCCACCACAACTCATTCCCCAAAGGACTCAAATAGTGCCTTGCAAAACTATACTATTTTGGATTCTCCAAAAGAAGTTGTCGTTCCTAAGATGGTGGCATGTCATATCATGTCTTGCGCTTACACGGTTTTCTATTGTCATCCCTCAGTTAGCACTGAAAGAAAGATGTTCAAGGTTCCATTGGGGAATGAAGAAAATGGTGATAGAGTGGAAGCAATTGTTGTATGTCACTTGAATACCTCTGACTGGAGTCCATCTCATTTTTCTTTCCAAGTTCTTGGTATATTACCAGGAGCATCACCTGTCTGTCACTTCTTACCATCAAGTAATGATTTAGTGTGGGTTCCAAAAATAATTGTCACTTGA